A region of Narcine bancroftii isolate sNarBan1 chromosome 5 unlocalized genomic scaffold, sNarBan1.hap1 SUPER_5_unloc_1, whole genome shotgun sequence DNA encodes the following proteins:
- the LOC138750107 gene encoding glycogen synthase kinase-3 beta-like yields the protein MRPAPMGDSNKATTVVATLDRGPDGPKKVPYAGIKIISNGSFSVVYQARMVDGGELISIKKILQGKRFKKSWPPPSPALARSCPPLP from the exons ATGCGTCCagcacccatgg GAGATAGCAATAAGGCCACAACAGTGGTGGCCACACTGGATCGTGGACCCGATGGCCCCAAGAAGGTGCCCTACGCAGGTATTAAAATTATCAGCAATGGGTCTTTTAGTGTGGTGTACCAGGCCAGGATGGTGGACGGTGGAGAGCTGATttccatcaagaagatcttgcagggCAAAAGATTCAAG AAATCATGGCCGCCACCAAGTCCTGCTCTTGCAAGAAGTTGTCCACCACTGCCATGA